The genomic region ACTGCCTTTTATTTGCATTGTATTTGCGATTGCAATTTATCGAGGAGATGAAATACGGCTTTGGGATAAAATCATCGTTACGCCTAATCTCAAAGACTACGTTCCTCGATCTGAATATGAAAAAATCAAGGAAGAACATTTAGCCAATCTCTCAAAAATGCAGTTGTTTAAATTGCAGACTAATACCTTTGAAACGGACACTAAGTATTCATTTTCTGTGTTATCATCTGCGATGTCCCGTATGGGCAAAATTAATACTAAGAGCCCCGCTGACAATGAGGCCATTAGAGACCTTTACAAACATATTCAGAAATGTCTGAGTGCTATAGGCATCTATAATGACCACTGCGATGGGGAACAGCCTTCGACTTATACGGCCGTTATTGAATTTCAGACAAAAAATAAATTGGAGGCCGATGGCATTGTTGGGGAAAAGACTTGGAAGGCTATAAAAGCAACCTTTGACAAAGAAAAAGTAGACTAATTTCCAATCTTAATTGGACGTTAGGCTGAAATAACTTATTTAAGAAAAGAACAAGGAGTGCTTTATGGCAAAATTTAACACGTATACAGCTTATGCTAGGTTCTTTCCTTGTATTATATCAGCTTTGCCGCTTTTTATTCTTTGGTTTTTTCTATCAGATAATATACAGATTAGAGAATTAGGAACTTATCTTTTAGGTTTAAAGTTCTATGGCGGTACAACATTATCTATAGTATTTCTTTATTTTTATGCCCAAGTACTACGCATAACCTCCAAAGTCATTCAAAAAAAGCTTTTTATCGATAAAAACGGATTTCCAACAACATATCTAATGACGTATGCTGATAATACAATTTCAAAAAGCCATAAAGACAAATATAGACAGCTTGTGAAAAAACAATTTGATATTGATTTATTGAATGAAAGTGAAGAAGCCGCTGATATTACAGAGGCAAGAAAACGCCTGAATGAAGCTACTCAGTTAGTTAGACTAAAAGTTAAAGAGGGTTATTTAGTTTCGAAACAAAATATCTGGTATGGATTCGTGAGAAATTTAATTGGTGGAATAATATACTCTGTAATTTTCTGCATTATAAATATTATAGTGGGGTCTATATGGTATAAAAATCCCATTCTTATTATCATATCAATCATTTTACTTGTTGTTTATATAGTTTTGTTCTTGCTTCGCAAGCAAATCCTCGTACAAACCGCCGAATCTTATGCGAATCAGTTAATCGCCGAATTTATGGCCGAGGAAAAATAGATTCCCGCTCCCCGATCAGGTCGAGGACAGGCTATGGCGGGAATAAAAGATTAGAAAAGTATGAAGGGTGAGAAAGAAAACCCCCCGGCACACCCTTCATAGGCGGGTAAAGGTCCGGGGGCTAAATAATTTTAATGAACCCGATTATATGAAAAAACGACCGGAAGAAATTTTATACGAACTGCAAAAAACGGTAACGGAGGAGTTTTTCAAGGAGAATCCATTAAAAAAATTTCCGGAAGATTTTTTGAGTAACAGGGTTAAGAAAGAGCTGAAAGCGCATTTTACGGTATCTCTGCCGGAGGTGAAGCTAAGCAAAAGGATTACGGGGGCATCGCATCGGGATAGACGCAAAAAGATAGACCTTAAAGATGTAATGAGGCATTATTATCGCGTTATGGCGATAGAAGAAAACTCGGCGGATAAATACTTCGTAGTGGGACTGCCGGGGGGGAAGCTGAAAATAAACGCACACAGGAAATTTGAAATCTGCTCTGAAAAAGGTCCCTCTTCGCACAAAGGCTTCGCCGGGACAGGTCCCTCTTCGCACAAAGGCTTCGCCGGGACAGGTACCTCTTCGCACAAAGGCTCCGCCGGGACAGGTGATGTGCTTCTGGAATTCGACAGTCTGGAGCAGGCGAAGTATCTGCTTTACGCAAGGAGAAAAGAACAATGCGTATATAAACTGCCAAAGAGCAAAGTTGTGGTGAAAAGGGCGGTGGAGAAATACGAAAAATACATCAAAGAAGTAAAAGAGGAACTGGCAAAGGCGTTTATGAGACGAGGAGTGAAAAGGGAACTGGCGGAAGAGTTTGCGAAGTTGGTGATTGAGGAGAAATTAACATTTAAAGGAACCTCTAATAATTCGGGGAATTGAGATTTCGGATAAAAAAACGTACCCTACCATATGCCCCCTAAGGGGATCTGCCCCCACAGTTTCCTCGAAGCGAGAAAACTAAGCATAGAAAATCTACACTTCGCTCCGACAGGGCTAACCACGCTAACCCTGAGTGTTTGCGGGCGGTTTCAGAAAGTTGTCAGGTCGTACTCAAGCTCGAATCTTAGTTTATGGTCGGCCTCTTCGTGGGCCAGCCTTGTGAAAAGATTTTTCAGGTCCGGCTGTTCGACGATTTCCGCCAACTCAGCGTAAAGCCTGCGCGAGGTCTCTTCCTTTTTCATTCCTATAACAAGCAGGTCGGCATAAGTCATTTCCGGGGTCGGAACAACGTCCTTTGCATAATCGACAATGTTGAGCTTTCCCACTTCGAGCGTACCTATCGCGGCCTTGCCGAGCCTGACGGCGTGCAGCTTTGTTTCGTGTTCGAGTTCCTCAGCGGCTAAATCTATAAGGGTTTTGACCAGCTTTTTATCTTTTACTATGCTCGAGAGTTTCATATAAAACGACTGGGCGTCAATCTCCCGGCCGATTGCGAAATCCAGAACCTCGTCGGCAGACTTGAATTTTATTACATCGTAATCCCATTTGGCGACCTGTTTAACTTCCTGCTTATCCATTTTAGCTCTCCTTTATCTGTGTCCTGTATTATACCGCCGGGGCGGATGAATAGCAATAATTCGTTAAGCCCCTTGCAAAGCCATAAAAGCAACGGTAAAATGTAGAATATAATGAAAAAGACACGGATTGTGATTAAATCCGAAGCACTAAACCCGAAATTCGAAACAAATTTAAAACTCGAATTTCCAAAGGTTCAAAACGCCAAATTAGCAGGTTTTGGTCATTTGAATTTTGGTAATTTGGATTTGTTTAGGGTTTCGATATTCGGATTTCGGATTTTTAACTCCGTCCGCCTTTGGCGGGTGATTTAAGCTATTTTGAGGGGCTTATTATGAAAAAATGGATTTTTGTTTTTATCGTTTTATTTTTTTCCATTGTCTGTGCCCAGACTGAAGAGCCAAATGTGCTCAGGGATATCCAAAACTCCATTACGTATTTGAAGCAGGAGGTGGAAAGTCTTCAGAGTACCGTGGAATCGCAGAAACGGGAAATAGCCTATTTGCGAAAATTATGCGCCGATGC from Phycisphaerae bacterium harbors:
- a CDS encoding peptidoglycan-binding domain-containing protein; amino-acid sequence: MSAWKKLLIYFFIIGLPFICIVFAIAIYRGDEIRLWDKIIVTPNLKDYVPRSEYEKIKEEHLANLSKMQLFKLQTNTFETDTKYSFSVLSSAMSRMGKINTKSPADNEAIRDLYKHIQKCLSAIGIYNDHCDGEQPSTYTAVIEFQTKNKLEADGIVGEKTWKAIKATFDKEKVD
- a CDS encoding ferritin family protein; amino-acid sequence: MDKQEVKQVAKWDYDVIKFKSADEVLDFAIGREIDAQSFYMKLSSIVKDKKLVKTLIDLAAEELEHETKLHAVRLGKAAIGTLEVGKLNIVDYAKDVVPTPEMTYADLLVIGMKKEETSRRLYAELAEIVEQPDLKNLFTRLAHEEADHKLRFELEYDLTTF